The Methyloceanibacter stevinii sequence TGCAGAAGGGTCTCCGGCGCGCTGACGCCGTAGGGGTCCTCCGCGTGATTGTCGCAAAGGCCCGGCTCCTCGAACCATGCCTCGATCACGCCGTCGTTCACGATGGCGGCATAGCGCCAGGAGCGCATGCCGAAGCCGAGATTATCTTTCTCGACGAGCATGCCCATCTTGCGCGTGAACTCGCCAGAGCCATCCGGGATGACCTTCACATGCTTCAGGTCCTGGTCCTTCGCCCATTTGTTCATGACGAAGCTGTCGTTCACCGACAGGCAGTAGATGTCGTCGATGCCGAGATCCTTGAACTTCTCGTAAGAGCCCTCAAACCCGGGAGCTGATAGGTCGAGCAGGTCGGTGTGAACGCGCCTGGCAGCGAGAACAGAATCACGCGCTTGCCCTTGAAGTAATCGTCGGTGGTCTGGTCCTGCCAACGGTAGGGATTCGGCCCACCGACGGATTCGTCGCGGACGCGCGTGCGAAAGGTGACCTCGGGGAGTCTATGTCCGGTCTTCATTTTTGGTCCTTGAAATGTTTTGCGAAGCTGATGTTTGAACGTCCCGTCCGCCGGTGTGACTTTCGATGCGACTCGCGCGCGCACGCCGCAGCTTCCGCTAGGAAACGCGCGTTCGTCCGTCACCTCGACGGATGCGATCCGTCCAAAGCCGGGATGAAAGAATCATACACGAGGCAGTGCGCCGCAACATGGTGACGTTGCGACGCAGCAATGCGACAAATCGTGCCGCCGGCACGCGTCTTCGCAGTGTTCGTGTGTTGACGAGGGCTAGAAGAGTTTGAAGCCAGGGGGAATCGGCAAGCCGCCTGTCAGTGAGGCCATCTTCTCCTTCATGGCCTCCTCGACTTTCAGCTTCGCATCCGCATGAGCGGTGATGATCAGGTCTTCGAGGATTTCCGTCTCCTCCGGCTTCAGCATCGACGGGTCGATGGCGACAACCTTCATCTCGCCTTTGCCGTTCAGCGTGACGGTCACCATGCCGGCGCCGGCGCGGCCTTCACAGGTCAGGGACTCCATTTCGGTCTGCATATCCTGCATCTTGCCCTGGAGCTGCTGCGCCTGCTTCATCATATCCATGAAGTTCTTCATCGCGGTCCTTGTCTGTCGCGTTGCGTGGTCAGTTTGGTTTCGCCGCTTCCGCTCTAACTTGTCCGGCCCCTGGTGAAGACATCGTCGTCTTCGACGTCGTCCGGAGTCTCGTCGAGATCCGCGCGCTCTTGCGGCGCGTTGCGAACCTCTTTGATCTTTGCGCCGGGAAAGTGCCGAAACACTTCTTGAACGGCAGGATGGGCATGAAGCGCCTCGATCTCACGGGCTTCGGCGGCACGGCGCTGAACCCCGAGCGGCTCCTCGCCTTCCTGCTCGCTGGTGGACACGATCCAGACTTGGCCGGTCCACGCCTTGAGCTTGCGCATCAGCTCTTGCAGCAGATCCGGCGCCGCGAGCGGTAGAGGGTTGAGGGCAATATCCCCGGGCTTGAAACGGACCAGGCGCACCTGTTCCAGCAACGCGTTCTTCAGTTTCAAGTCGCGCTTCGTCTCGGCAAGAGCCACGACGTCCTCGAAACTCTGCGGCATGGGCGAAGCCGGTGCGGGCTCCGAAACAGGTTCTTCTTCGAAATCCGGCGGCGCAGGATTTTCCGACTCAAACACCGCGGGTTTCTCGCGCACCTCTCCTGCGGTGACCGGCGCCTCTTGCACGGCCACAGGCGCCATTTGCGCAGTGGCCGGAGTCATTTGCGCAGTGGCAGGAGTCTTGGCCGAAGACGCGTCCGCGGGCGGCGCATCGGCGGCCGCAGCTGTTTTCGTCTCGTTCGTCTCGGGCCTGGTCTGACGGGCGGCGTCGCCCGGCGGCGGCAAGTCGACCACATAGGCGAGCCGCACCAGCACCATGTCGGCCGCCGCAAGCGGCCGTGGACTGCTGCGCACTTCGTCGTGGCCTTTGAGCAGCATCTGCCAGGCGCGCGCGAGCACGGGCATGGAGAGCCGCTTGGCAAGATCTTCGATGCGCCCGCGTTCCACTTCGCCGGCGGCGGGATCGATACCTTGCGGACCCGCGGCCTTCGCGACCGTGACCGCGTGGACGGCGTCGGCGAGGTCCGTGATGACTTGACCGGGCTCGGCCCCATCGCGGTTGAGCTGTTCCAACGCCTTGAGCGCGCCGCCAGCATCACCCTTGAGCACCGTCTCGAGCAAATCGAAGATGCGCCCCCGGTCCGCAAGCCCAAGCAGTTCCCGGATCGTATCGGGCTCGATGCGGCCAGAGCCGAAAGCAATGGCCCGGTCGAGGATGGAGAGGGCATCGCGCACCGACCCCTCGCCGGCCCGGGCAATCAGCGCGAGCGCCGCCGGCTCGGCCTCGGTGCCTTCCTCCTTGGCGATGTGCGCAAGATGGGCGGACATGGTCTCCACATCGATGCGCTTCAGGTCGAAGCGCTGGCAGCGCGACAGCACCGTGACCGGCACTTTACGAATCTCTGTGGTGGCGAAGATGAACTTCACATGCTCGGGCGGCTCTTCGAGGGTCTTCAAGAGACCATTGAAGGCCTGCTTGGACAGCATGTGCACCTCGTCGACGATATAGACTTTGTATCGTGCCGAGTTCGGCTTGTAGTGCGCGCTGTCGATCAGATCGCGGATGTCATCGATACCGGTATGGGAGGCCGCATCCATTTCGATCACATCGAGATGGCGGCCTTCCAGGATGGCGCGGCAATGGGCGCCTTCCGCTTCGATATCGATGGTGGCGCCCTCACCGTTCGGCCCCTCATAGTTGAGGGCCCGCGCCACCAGCCGCGCCGTGGTTGTCTTCCCGACGCCGCGCACGCCTGTGAGCATGTAGGCCTGTGCGATGCGGCCCGACGCAAAGGCATTGCGCAAGGTTCGCACCATCGGCTCCTGGCCGATCAGCTCCGCGAATATTTTCGGCCGGTATTTGCGTGCCAGCGCCGCATGACTGGCCGCCGCGCTCGGGGCCGCATCCTTGGTCGGATCTTGGATCGGGTTTTGGGCCTTGTCTTCGGACATCGAGAAAGGAGCGCTCACGCCATGGCTTCAATCGGGGCCGGTTCTTGAACCTTTCGGGTGCAAGACGGCGGCACCCGCGGAGTTTACTCGACGCACGGGAAAGGTGGGAGGCTGGACAATCAACCCGCGAAACGCTCGTTAGGGCTGCTTCCTTCCGGACCTGACCCGGTTGGCGAGGCACGCGCCTGCCGCCAACCTCCCTGGAGCACTATATCGGGGAAGCGGGGCCTCGTGGCAACCGTGAGCGCCACTAATCTTCGCGATGCGCCGATTCCCTTAGGTTTTGGACGACAAGCGCAGCCGGCGACGCCGGATCAGGGCGCCAGAAATTTGAACGGCTTCGCGTCCTCGAAACTGCCGGAGACTCGCCCGCGAGGATCGGGAAGCTGGTCAGCTTGAGCTTCTTTGTCTCGGCTCCTTCCGACAGGTCGAGCTTGTCGAGGTCCACCCAGAAGAGTCCGGGATTGAAAACCGAGTCGTAGTAATAGCGCTTGGCGCCTTGGTCGGAATAGGTCCGCCACTGGGTTGTCGCGATATTCGGTTTGCTCGGATCCTTGACGCCGACAGGAACACTGACCGCACGCATCATCGAGGCGACGCTTGCGACCGCCGTGCGCTTGTCCTCGAATTTCGGCGACGCGCTCAAATAGTAGCTCGCGCGCACGAAACGGTCCGCCGCGCGGTTTGTGCCTGGCAGGAACGTGCTGCCGCCGATCCCCGTCCAATACGTGTCGATGGCCAGCTGCTGATCGTAAGGCGGCGAATTGGTCATCACCTTCGTTTCCGGCCCGTGATGAATGACGAGCTTGCCGTCGAGATACTCGAAGATGGCGGAATCTCCTGACGGATCGGACAAGGCCACATGGCCGGTCGCCGCCTTGCCGTTCGGGAGGTTGGGCGCCACGACCGTGAAGGGATTGTTCTTCAAGGCGTCGACGGCTTCCGACACAGTCGCGAAACTGTCGAGGACGTATTGCAGCCAGCCGCCGACGGACATCTTCGGTTTGCCCGCGTCGGCCGGACCGTAGTCGGACTCGGCCAAGTAGAGGACGTTGCCGACGAGGCCGGCCTCGTTGATCCCGTCGACCGTGGCCACATCGTAGATCGTGGCGACGACCGAACCGTATTTCGATGTCCAGGCGAACGACCCTTCGCCCACGCCACCGTTGCGCTCCATGCCCTTCGGAAACGCCCAGAGGTTCGTCTGCGTGTTGTCGGCCCAATCCATGCTGCGGCCGACGATGTAGTCCTGGCTCCCCGTCTCGTAGAGAATACGCGTGCAGGCATCACTGACGGAGGCCGAGCCAGCCACGGCCAAGCCCGCCAGCGCTACTCCCACAGCCGGAGTCCATGCTTTCGATTGGGGTTTCTTGCTCATCTGACATCTCCTCCTGTCGACCCGGCGTGCCGAGACCCAAAGACCGTTCGAATCATTGGGTTCCGTCTCTAGCGCCGTTTTGTGGCACCAAGCTGTCGAGACGCGACTCGCGCGCGCCTACGCCTTCAGCGTGCTTCGGAACGGGCTTGCCGGATAGGTGCCCAGCAGCGTGATCTCACTCGTGTAGAAGTCGAGCTCTTCCATGGCGAGCTGCACGGGGCGCGAGTCGGGATGACCTTCGATGTCGGCATAGAACATGGTCGCGTTGAACGAGCCTTCGAGCTGGTAGGATTCCAGCTTGGTCATGTTCACCCCGTTTGTGGCGAAGCCGCCGAGCGCCTTGTAGAGCGCCGCGGGCACGTTGCGCACGCGAAACACAAAGGTGGTGAGGACCGGGCCGTCATCGGCCTTCGTCTTCACGGGCTTTGCGGACAGCACCACGAACCGCGTCGTGTTGTGGGCCGCATCCTCGACATCTTTCTTGGCGACGCGCAGCCCATAGATCTCGGCGGCGAGCTTGGAGGCGATCGCCGCCTGGGTCGGATCGGCGGCTTCGCTCACATGACGCGCGGCCCCGGCCGTGTCGGCCTCGGTCACCGGCTTGAGCTTCAACTCGGCGATGACCTTCCGGCACTGGCCCAGCGCCATGATGTGGCTATGGACCGACTTGAGATCGGCAAGCTTCGCACCCGGCAGCATGAGCAATTGATGCCGGATGCGCTCGAAATGCTCGCCGATGATGAAGAGCCCCGAATGGGGCAACAGATGATGGATATCGGCCACGCGACCAGCCACCGAGTTCTCGATGGGAATCATGGCGAGCTTCGCCGCGCCGGTTTTGACGGCAGTCAGCGCGTCCTCGAAGGTCGCACACGGCAACGCTTCCATGTCCGGATAGGCGTCATTCGCCGCGAGGTGCGAGTTCGCACCCGGCTCCCCTTGGAAGGCGATTCGATTTGCGCGCTTCGTAGCCATCGCAGTCTTGTGCTTCATCGTCGGTTAGGCAGGCGGGGATCGGAAATTCTTACGCGGTTTCAAGAATTTCGCGGGCCCGCGTGAGGTCGGCCGGAGTATCGACACCGAGCGGAACCGTGTCAACGAGACCGACATGGATGCGCATACCAGACTCGAGCGCGCGAAGCTGTTCGAGTTTCTCGCGCATCTCGAGCGGAGAGGGGCGCAAACCGACGAACTGTTCCAGCGCGGCGCGGCGATAGGCGTAGAGCCCGATGTGGTGGTAGAGCGGCCCGTCGCCGTGCGGGGCTGTGGCGCGCGTGAAATACAGGGCATTGAGAATGCCGCCGCGTGTCAAGGGCGACCCCACCACCTTCACCACGTTCGGATTGGAACGCTCTTCCTCGCGGACGATCTCCGCCGCGATCGTGCCGATATCCGCTTCGCCCTCCTCGAGCGCCTCGACGCATTTGCCGATCAACGCAGGATCGAGTGTGGGCAGGTCCCCTTGCAGGTTGACCACCACGTCGAATTCCCGCTCCGGGTCGGCTGACGCCAGCGCTTCGAAGATCCTGTCGGACCCGCTTGCATGGTCCGCGCGCGTCAGAACCGCCTCGCCACCTGCGCGCGCAACGGCGTCCTGGACCTCCTGAGAATCAGTCGCCACCAACACGGGGCCGCATTCCGCCTCGATTGCCCGGCGCCAGACGTGAACGATCATGGGCTCGCCCGCGATCTCGGCCAGCGGCTTGTCCGGCAGGCGGGTCGCGGCGCGCCTCGCAGGAATGACGACTATCGATTTTGTCATTTTTTCCCGTTTGTTAGCGTTCAAATGCCAAATGAGCTGACCTTGCCAGCTGTGCTGATTCTCTCAGTTGCAACCGCCGTCGGCCCCTTATAGTGTCAGCCAGCGTCGCAAGAGCTATTCTGAAGTAGCCTTTGTTTCCTGCCGGGGGGATATCCAACATGAAATACTACTACTTGAACAAAGTCGCTATGGCGGTGCTGTTGGCACTGCTTCTGTTCTTTGGCACACGGACACTCATCGACATTATCTATGAAGAACACCTGCCGGCGACGCCGGGTTACGAGGTGGCCGGCGCCGAGGAAGATCTCGTCCATGGCGACGCGAAGAAGGGCGGCGAAGAAGACAAGGGCGCGGCTTTCATCGCAGCCTGAACAAGGCCGACCCCGCCAAGGGCGAGCAAGCCGTCGGACTTTGTAAAGTTTGCCATAGCTTCGAGAAGGGCGGCCCGAACATGATCGGCCCCGGCCTCTACGGCGTGGTTGGGCACAAGATCGCCGCGCATGAGGGCTTCAGCTACACGAAGGGCCTCAAGGATCATGGCGGCGAGTGGACCTTCGAGAACCTTGATCACTGGCTCGAGAACCCGGCCGGCTTCGCGCCCGGCACCAGCATGGCCTTCCCCGGCATCAAGGATCTCCAGAAGCGCGCCGACGTCATCGCCTATCTGAACCAGAACAGCGACAGCCCGGTGGCGATCCCCGAGCCCAAGGCCGCGCCCGCAGCCGAAGAGTCCGCGGAAGCAGAAAGCCCGGACGAAGCGGCGCCTCAAATCTTGTCGCTTCTCGCGGAAGCCGACCCGGCCAAGGGCGAACAGTCCGCGGCACTCTGCAAGGTCTGCCACACGTTCGAAGCGGGCGGCGCCAATGGTCTGGGGCCAAACCTGCACAATGTTGTCGGCGCCGAGATTGGGCACCACGAGGGCTACAGCTACTCCGCGGCTCTCAAGGACAAAGGCGGGGACTGGACCTACGAGCGTCTGGACGAGTGGCTGACCAGCCCGGCGACGTTCGCACCCGGCACGACGATGGCCTTCCCCGGCATTTCCGATGCGAAGACGCGTGCGGACGTGATCGCGTTCCTGCGCAGCCAGACTGAAAACCCGCCAGAACTTCCTGCGGGCGATGCCGCAGCGGCACCGGCCGAGGAAGAAGCTGCGCCGGCTGAAGAGGCGGCGCCTGCCGAGGAGCCCGCTGCGGAAGAGTCCACGGACGACGCCGCTCCTGCCGAGGACGAGGCCATGCCGGCGGAAGAACCGGCCGCTGAGGAGTCCACTGACGAAGCCGCACCGGCCGAAGATGCGGCTCCTGCCGAGGACGAGGCTATGCCGGCGGAGGAACCCGCTGCGGAAGAGCCTACCGCCGAAGAGCCGGCTGCGGAAGAACCCGCGGCCGAGGACGCGGCGAGCAGCGACACGGTCGTGAATTCCCCGATGGTGTCGGAGGATGCGCCGTCCCTGCCGCACAAGGGTGAGCCGCCCTCGCCCAACCAGCCGCAGCCTGTCGTTCCGTCCGACCCTTCGTCAACCACGACACAGGCCGACGAGCCGAGCACGTCGGACGACAGCGGCAGCACCTCGGATGACAGCGGCAGCACCTCTTCGCAGCCTCAGCTGTGTATCCCGACGGTAAGCCGGACGGGATCTAGGCCTGACCGGTCTCAGACAGAATATTCCGATCAAGGGCCCCGCTTCCGGGGCCCTTTTTCTTTGGGCCGGGTCCATCGAAGTTCAGCCGGCAGCTCGCGCCACGTTAGGGGCTCGCGACATGACCGATAATTCATTTGGTCCCGCACCCCGGCATGCTAACTTTTTTGCCCACCGGGGTTTTTGCGGCCCCATTGCAAGGTTTGAGGCAGGGTTCGCGCTTCATGGCCGCCAGAGCGGTGCGCCGGGAGCCGCCTCGCCCCGACAATCCCGTCAACGCGGAATGGTGCTTCTCTCCCCATGGTGTTTTCACGACTGACT is a genomic window containing:
- a CDS encoding YbaB/EbfC family nucleoid-associated protein yields the protein MKNFMDMMKQAQQLQGKMQDMQTEMESLTCEGRAGAGMVTVTLNGKGEMKVVAIDPSMLKPEETEILEDLIITAHADAKLKVEEAMKEKMASLTGGLPIPPGFKLF
- a CDS encoding DNA polymerase III subunit gamma/tau, with amino-acid sequence MSAPFSMSEDKAQNPIQDPTKDAAPSAAASHAALARKYRPKIFAELIGQEPMVRTLRNAFASGRIAQAYMLTGVRGVGKTTTARLVARALNYEGPNGEGATIDIEAEGAHCRAILEGRHLDVIEMDAASHTGIDDIRDLIDSAHYKPNSARYKVYIVDEVHMLSKQAFNGLLKTLEEPPEHVKFIFATTEIRKVPVTVLSRCQRFDLKRIDVETMSAHLAHIAKEEGTEAEPAALALIARAGEGSVRDALSILDRAIAFGSGRIEPDTIRELLGLADRGRIFDLLETVLKGDAGGALKALEQLNRDGAEPGQVITDLADAVHAVTVAKAAGPQGIDPAAGEVERGRIEDLAKRLSMPVLARAWQMLLKGHDEVRSSPRPLAAADMVLVRLAYVVDLPPPGDAARQTRPETNETKTAAAADAPPADASSAKTPATAQMTPATAQMAPVAVQEAPVTAGEVREKPAVFESENPAPPDFEEEPVSEPAPASPMPQSFEDVVALAETKRDLKLKNALLEQVRLVRFKPGDIALNPLPLAAPDLLQELMRKLKAWTGQVWIVSTSEQEGEEPLGVQRRAAEAREIEALHAHPAVQEVFRHFPGAKIKEVRNAPQERADLDETPDDVEDDDVFTRGRTS
- a CDS encoding linear amide C-N hydrolase, giving the protein MSKKPQSKAWTPAVGVALAGLAVAGSASVSDACTRILYETGSQDYIVGRSMDWADNTQTNLWAFPKGMERNGGVGEGSFAWTSKYGSVVATIYDVATVDGINEAGLVGNVLYLAESDYGPADAGKPKMSVGGWLQYVLDSFATVSEAVDALKNNPFTVVAPNLPNGKAATGHVALSDPSGDSAIFEYLDGKLVIHHGPETKVMTNSPPYDQQLAIDTYWTGIGGSTFLPGTNRAADRFVRASYYLSASPKFEDKRTAVASVASMMRAVSVPVGVKDPSKPNIATTQWRTYSDQGAKRYYYDSVFNPGLFWVDLDKLDLSEGAETKKLKLTSFPILAGESPAVSRTRSRSNFWRPDPASPAALVVQNLRESAHRED
- a CDS encoding prephenate dehydratase, which translates into the protein MATKRANRIAFQGEPGANSHLAANDAYPDMEALPCATFEDALTAVKTGAAKLAMIPIENSVAGRVADIHHLLPHSGLFIIGEHFERIRHQLLMLPGAKLADLKSVHSHIMALGQCRKVIAELKLKPVTEADTAGAARHVSEAADPTQAAIASKLAAEIYGLRVAKKDVEDAAHNTTRFVVLSAKPVKTKADDGPVLTTFVFRVRNVPAALYKALGGFATNGVNMTKLESYQLEGSFNATMFYADIEGHPDSRPVQLAMEELDFYTSEITLLGTYPASPFRSTLKA
- a CDS encoding 3-deoxy-manno-octulosonate cytidylyltransferase; the encoded protein is MTKSIVVIPARRAATRLPDKPLAEIAGEPMIVHVWRRAIEAECGPVLVATDSQEVQDAVARAGGEAVLTRADHASGSDRIFEALASADPEREFDVVVNLQGDLPTLDPALIGKCVEALEEGEADIGTIAAEIVREEERSNPNVVKVVGSPLTRGGILNALYFTRATAPHGDGPLYHHIGLYAYRRAALEQFVGLRPSPLEMREKLEQLRALESGMRIHVGLVDTVPLGVDTPADLTRAREILETA
- a CDS encoding c-type cytochrome, coding for MNKADPAKGEQAVGLCKVCHSFEKGGPNMIGPGLYGVVGHKIAAHEGFSYTKGLKDHGGEWTFENLDHWLENPAGFAPGTSMAFPGIKDLQKRADVIAYLNQNSDSPVAIPEPKAAPAAEESAEAESPDEAAPQILSLLAEADPAKGEQSAALCKVCHTFEAGGANGLGPNLHNVVGAEIGHHEGYSYSAALKDKGGDWTYERLDEWLTSPATFAPGTTMAFPGISDAKTRADVIAFLRSQTENPPELPAGDAAAAPAEEEAAPAEEAAPAEEPAAEESTDDAAPAEDEAMPAEEPAAEESTDEAAPAEDAAPAEDEAMPAEEPAAEEPTAEEPAAEEPAAEDAASSDTVVNSPMVSEDAPSLPHKGEPPSPNQPQPVVPSDPSSTTTQADEPSTSDDSGSTSDDSGSTSSQPQLCIPTVSRTGSRPDRSQTEYSDQGPRFRGPFSLGRVHRSSAGSSRHVRGSRHDR